Proteins encoded together in one Streptomyces sp. B1I3 window:
- the rpsT gene encoding 30S ribosomal protein S20 yields MANIKSQIKRNKTNEKARLRNKAVKSSLKTSIRKAREAAAAGDVEKATVAVRDASRQLDKAVSKGVIHKNAAANKKSALALKVAALQG; encoded by the coding sequence GTGGCGAACATCAAGTCCCAGATCAAGCGGAACAAGACGAACGAGAAGGCGCGCCTGCGCAACAAGGCCGTCAAGTCCTCGCTCAAGACCTCGATCCGCAAGGCCCGTGAGGCTGCCGCTGCCGGTGACGTCGAGAAGGCCACTGTGGCCGTCCGTGACGCCTCCCGCCAGCTCGACAAGGCTGTCTCGAAGGGTGTCATCCACAAGAACGCCGCCGCCAACAAGAAGTCGGCGCTGGCGCTCAAGGTTGCCGCCCTCCAGGGCTGA